The Hemiscyllium ocellatum isolate sHemOce1 chromosome 17, sHemOce1.pat.X.cur, whole genome shotgun sequence genome has a segment encoding these proteins:
- the plekhf1 gene encoding pleckstrin homology domain-containing family F member 1 isoform X2, with the protein MVDRLMNTEINTQRIVAVENCFGATGQPLVLHGRVLVGEGLLTKVCRKKPKPRMFFLFNDILVYGSIIIHKKKYTSQQIIPLEDVNVEDLPDNDSLKNQWMIKTSRKSFVVCAATRPEKEDWMKHINKCIKQLLEKTGKAPPTEHAAPWIPDKMTEICMRCTQKKFNTLIRRHHCRNCGFVVCHSCSKHKFLMPKLSSKPLRVCTLCYNKLMEEKDKISTLERKADETTDLNDDSDDKSSDEEKEELGQEPLFLTDLSWSSFHT; encoded by the coding sequence ATGGTGGACCGCCTAATGAACACAGAGATCAATACACAACGAATTGTTGCAGTTGAAAATTGCTTTGGAGCAACAGGTCAACCTCTGGTCTTGCATGGCCGAGTGCTTGTGGGTGAAGGATTATTGACAAAAGTCTGTCGCAAAAAACCAAAACCCCGGATGTTTTTCCTGTTTAATGACATCCTTGTATATGGAAGTATTATTATCCACAAGAAAAAGTACACCAGTCAACAGATAATACCATTGGAGGATGTCAATGTTGAAGATCTTCCAGACAATGACAGTCTGAAAAATCAATGGATGATAAAAACTTCACGAAAATCATTCGTAGTGTGTGCTGCCACCCGCCCTGAGAAAGAGGACTGGATGAAGCATATTAACAAATGTATCAAACAACTgctggaaaagacaggaaaggcACCACCTACTGAACATGCAGCCCCTTGGATACCAGACAAGATGACAGAAATCTGCATGCGGTGCACTCAAAAAAAGTTCAACACTTTAATTCGCAGGCATCACTGTCGGAACTGTGGCTTTGTGGTGTGCCATTCTTGTTCAAAGCACAAGTTTCTCATGCCCAAGCTGTCATCAAAGCCTTTAAGGGTATGCACATTATGTTACAATAAATTGATGGAAGAGAAGGATAAAATCTCAACTTTAGAGAGAAAAGCAGATGAGACCACTGATCTGAATGATGATAGTGATGACAAATCCAGTGATGAGGAGAAGGAAGAGCTGGGCCAGGAGCCACTCTTTTTAACAGATCTCTCTTGGTCCTCTTTCCACACTTAG
- the plekhf1 gene encoding pleckstrin homology domain-containing family F member 1 isoform X1, with amino-acid sequence MTGRTLTEGLVSRMVDRLMNTEINTQRIVAVENCFGATGQPLVLHGRVLVGEGLLTKVCRKKPKPRMFFLFNDILVYGSIIIHKKKYTSQQIIPLEDVNVEDLPDNDSLKNQWMIKTSRKSFVVCAATRPEKEDWMKHINKCIKQLLEKTGKAPPTEHAAPWIPDKMTEICMRCTQKKFNTLIRRHHCRNCGFVVCHSCSKHKFLMPKLSSKPLRVCTLCYNKLMEEKDKISTLERKADETTDLNDDSDDKSSDEEKEELGQEPLFLTDLSWSSFHT; translated from the exons ATGACAG GGAGAACTTTGACAGAAGGATTGGTGAGTAGGATGGTGGACCGCCTAATGAACACAGAGATCAATACACAACGAATTGTTGCAGTTGAAAATTGCTTTGGAGCAACAGGTCAACCTCTGGTCTTGCATGGCCGAGTGCTTGTGGGTGAAGGATTATTGACAAAAGTCTGTCGCAAAAAACCAAAACCCCGGATGTTTTTCCTGTTTAATGACATCCTTGTATATGGAAGTATTATTATCCACAAGAAAAAGTACACCAGTCAACAGATAATACCATTGGAGGATGTCAATGTTGAAGATCTTCCAGACAATGACAGTCTGAAAAATCAATGGATGATAAAAACTTCACGAAAATCATTCGTAGTGTGTGCTGCCACCCGCCCTGAGAAAGAGGACTGGATGAAGCATATTAACAAATGTATCAAACAACTgctggaaaagacaggaaaggcACCACCTACTGAACATGCAGCCCCTTGGATACCAGACAAGATGACAGAAATCTGCATGCGGTGCACTCAAAAAAAGTTCAACACTTTAATTCGCAGGCATCACTGTCGGAACTGTGGCTTTGTGGTGTGCCATTCTTGTTCAAAGCACAAGTTTCTCATGCCCAAGCTGTCATCAAAGCCTTTAAGGGTATGCACATTATGTTACAATAAATTGATGGAAGAGAAGGATAAAATCTCAACTTTAGAGAGAAAAGCAGATGAGACCACTGATCTGAATGATGATAGTGATGACAAATCCAGTGATGAGGAGAAGGAAGAGCTGGGCCAGGAGCCACTCTTTTTAACAGATCTCTCTTGGTCCTCTTTCCACACTTAG